A window of Cytobacillus sp. FSL H8-0458 genomic DNA:
GATTCACTATTTATTCTTGCTTTCCATTCTAAAAAGGATCTGATCGAGCTTTTCTTCCATGCGCTTTAACCTGTCGTTTCTTCTCTTGAAAATAAAAAAGAAAATGACGAGAATCCCAGGAATGGTCAATAAAAAGGAGAAAGCCAAGAGCTGAAATAAAATATCCCCGGCATTCAATCCGGCTAGAGCAAATGTGAACGAATTCATGATGGATCCCCTTTCCGTGATGACATGCTTAAGGTATATAGCTGCCTAAGGGATACTACTAGAGCAAATACAGCCAAGGCATTGGTCACGGAAAAGAAATCTATGTCCGTTAACATGTTCCTGATCATTAATAATATTGCTATGACTGAAATGATAATGGCCGAGTAAAAATCAAACCTGCTGCTATTTTCTTTCAAAACCAGCTCCCCCTTTTTAGTAGTTTACGATTTTACAGGAGAGAAAGTTTCATGTTCAGCCATAAAAAGGGACAGGTTCATTTTCCCCCATCCCTCTGGGACAGTTGACCTGTCCCGTTGTCCCACTTGCACTATTTCTCTCTCAACATTGAATATTTACGATAAGCTTTATAGAAACTGCTGCAGAAGAACACAGCCATAAAGACTGGAAGCAGCCTTAAAAGGACAAATGGAGTCTCAAATAAAAAGGCTTTCCAAAATAATGCACCTTCCATACTCCAAAGACCCTCGGCTAAATATAAGCCTGAATCCTTATAAAGCATATAAGAAAAATACAATAACAGTAACCCTAAACCAGATGAATAACCCATCAGCCTTTTATAATAATTACTTTCTGATTGGCGATCTGAAAAGATTTGAATTTGACCATCATCCTCTTTTTGCCAATATCGAATTCCGCCAAGCCACGGCCCATTTATATAAGCCCAGCCGAAATCTTCATATAACCCTTTGTAATCTTCGAACTTTTTCTTTGAAAAATAATCTTGATAATCGAGCAGCATCACATATCTCTTGTCTGTTTTTTCGAAAGTGTATATTCCCAATCCGCTAATATTTGTACAGCGATAGCCTTTTTGCAATTGCTCGTTCAGCCAGTGCTCCTCTTTTTCAATATCAAAAAACATCTTAAATTTCTTCATTCGATTCACTTCCTTCGTACAGGGATAAAATATGCAGCAGCCTGTTTTGTTCGATTTTCAAAATTTCGCTTCCTTCCGCGGTAATCATATAAACTTTTCTCCGGCCTGACTCTCCAACAGGTTCGATCCAGGCATGCTTATTCAAATTTTCAATTGCACCGTATAACGTACCTGCCGCTAAAATAACAGTGCCGTTACTTATCTCTTCTATCTTCTGCATGACGGCATAGCCATGGAGCGGCTCACGCAGAGCTAATAAAATATAATGCATGGTTTCAGACAACGGTAATAATTTATGTTTCATAATCTCATCCTCTATTCAGTTCAGCTATATAGTTCAACTTAATAACAGAATAATACAGTTCAACTGAATAGTCAACAACCATTTCAGCATAGTCAAAGGAACTTTAAGCAAAAAGCTTGAGAACCAGGGGAAAATCAAACTAAAAAGCCGCTTTCCTTACGCAAGGGAAAGCAACTGTTTGTGTAGTTTTATTCACTTAAATGGCCCTACGGTTGAACACAAAAGCTCCTGTTTACCAGTTAATGAATCCGCTGAGGCAATGGGAAATCACGGACATCGTTTCTTCAATCGAGCGTTCATCCGGGCTTTCTGCGATCCACAATGCCGATTCGTTCAGAGCGCCGGAGAGAAAATGTGTTAAAGCGTTCAGGGGGACCGGCTTTAAATTTCCCTGTTCCTGCATAATCTGGAGTTGATCGCGCAGATGCCGCATTGAGTGCTGTTCGTCCATGCTGCGCCAGACTTCCCACCCCAGTACGGCCGGTCCGTCGATGAGCAGAATGCGTCTTGTTCGCAGTTCAACGGCCGACGCGACGAATGCACGGCAGCCCAGGGTCAGTTGTTCCCAGGGATTCTCGCTCTGGGACGCTTCAGCTTCAACCCTGTCTCCGATTTCCTTCTGAACCGCCTCAAGTACAGCCTGGAACAATCCGCGCTTATTTCCAAAGTGATGGTATAGAGCGCCGCGTGTCAGGTTCGCTTCGGCGACGATGTCCTCCATTGACGATGCCGCGTAGCCTTTCTCAGTAAAATGTCTTCGGGCCACCTTGATCAGCGAAGCAATCGTTTCATATGTCTCTTCCTTGTTTCTTTTCATCTCGACTTATTCTCCTATATGTGTTTTGCCTTAGAAGTACCTCGAGTTATAAGGCTTTCCTCACCTGAAGCGACTAGTGCTCTTAACCCTTGGCCGGCGGTAAATGAGGTGCGATCGATCCAGAGAGCCGGTGGGCAAGCTCGATTCCCGTAATGTGTTTTAGAGCTGTGAGTCATCATTTCATCGATCCATTACTTCTCATTTGTATTGATCGCTGTATTCCGAGGAAGGAGGAATGATCTTGATGATATCGATCAAGACCCCATTTGGATCGTTCGTAATGAAATGCCGCTGTCCGAAGGCTTCGTCGCGGAGCTCAAGCCTTAAGGGGAGCTTCTTGCCAACGATTAGCCTTTCGTATTCCGCATCGACGTCTTCTACTTCGAAGTTAAGGATAAGTCCCTTCACCGAATGACGATAAGCTTCCGGTATGGTGGGATGTCCCGACTCCAGGATCGCCAACTCGAGTGCGGTCTGATCCTCCTTGACCAACCGCAAACTTACGTACCAATCAGATTCAAATGTCGCTTCGAATCCGAACAGAGTCCGATAAAAATCCGCGGTACCTACCACCTGTTCCGTCATAATGACCGGGTAGAAACTTGTTGTTTTCATAGTTCACTTCCCCCTTACCAGTTAATACCATAACATTAACATACAAACAGTATGTATGTAAATAGTTGATACAACCATAGAGGAAGGAAATCAAGGGAATTTTTTAACACAGCAAACCTAACCCAGCCGGTTGAAAGATTGTATGAACTCTCTTCTATAAAACTGAGCTCCCTAACTTTTACGCGGCTTGATAACAAAAATTATCTTCTATATAAAAACCGCTCAACACAGTTGATTGAGCGGTTTTCTAATTCAAATAAAACAGTTCAGATCCGTTGGTTTAAGTTCATTTTCTATACACTTATCCAAATTAAAAAGACATCCGATGTCCGCCTTAAAAGATTGTTTAATGCTCCATCATTTCATGAGCGATATCCTGGCCATCCATATCTGATGGATAGTAAGTAGGCCAATGGGTAACTTCATCCAGTAACTTTTCCCTGTCATCACCCCAATACAGGTGATAGTGGCCAGCCTCTGTCGGATAGATGCTATGATCACTAAACTGAATATATTGAGGAAGACCATCAGTTTCTTTTTCCAGTTTAAATACATATCTAACCCCTCTATTACCAGCATCATATGTGAGGATTTCATACCCATCGTAGATATAATCACCAGAATGTTCTTCTCCGTTCTTGTAAAACGTTACCTTGTTCCCCTGTATCTGAATTCGCCCAACATTTGTTTGGTAGCCTTCATCATAATATTCCTTATATTCTTTAACTGTCATTTCTCCTTCATGCTCTGCTTTATGAGCAAATACTTCGTCAAGGGTACCATCTTGAAGATATGGGTATACAGATTGCCAGTCACCTTCCCAGTCCGATAAGGATCGATCCTTCACTTGACTGTCTTCAAAATACCCTTCATAAATTTTTGCTGTTTCTTCATTATCTGAATGTGTATGGCCGTGATCATGTTCACGCTCATTTGTCTCAAAATCTTCTTCTGATGAAGGTTCCGATAATGCTTTTGTCAGTTCCTTTAAGTTGTGCTGCATGAGAGTAAAGTAGTCCTCATTATCCTTGATATCTTCTTCTGTTAAAACCGATAAATTGTGTATACGTAAAGCCTCTGCATCAATTTCCTTCCTAACTATGTCTGCCACCTTAGGAGTTATATTCTGTTCAAAAAATACATGCTTTAAGCCATGCTTTTCAGCAGTCTTAATGATGTTTTGCACCTCTTTATGTGAGGGCTCGTTAGCAGGGCTCAAGCCGGATACGGCGATTTGCTCGATCCCATAGCTTTTCTCCCAATAGCCATAAGCAGCATGAGATACAATAATTTTATTTTCAGGTAAATTTACAAGTTGTGTGCGGAATTCCTGGTCTAAGTTTTCGAGTTTTCTTGTCAGCTCCTCAAAGTTTTGATTAAAGATCTCTTCTTGCTCAGGTTTCAATTCAACTAATAAATCCTTTATATGCTCTGCCAGCTGAATAGAACGAATAGGATCCAGCCAAACGTGAGGATCCTGGTCCCCATGATCATGTTCATCTCCATGACCGCCCTCCTCTTCACGCTCATGGCCGCCATCCTCCCCTTCATGGGTATGTACATGCTTTTCCAAGTTAATTCCTTTTGATGCTTCAAGTATCTTAACGTCATCAGATTGAATCGTATCCGAGATTTTGTGTGCATATGCTTCTAAGCCTGCCCCATTATATATAAAAGCATCAGACTCAGATATTTTCATCATATCGCTGGTGGTTGGTTCATATGTATGCGAGTCTGATCCTGATGGCAGAATAGACGCTACGGAAGCTTGATCTCCTGCAATTTGTTCAGCAAAAAACTGAAGAGGATATACAGTTGTATAAATCTTTAACTCCTTGCTGGATCCACTTGGCTCCTTTTCACTTTCACTGCTGTTTACAGTTCTCCCTCCGCAAGCAGCCAGCGTAAAGATGACAAAAATTAAACTAAGCAATCCTGCATATTTTCTAAACATTTTTACTCCCCCTTTACTTTAGGGAACATTTTATCGTAATGATTACGATTTGTAAATATGAATCATTACGATTTATTAGCAGTGTCACTTTAGAAAAGGCTTCCTGATCTGATAGTCGATTTAAACGATGGCAATTTTTTGTCTCCAATAGAAAAAAAGCCCATTCATAAAAGAAAGACTTCCCTATCTGCAAAACACCAGCTATTAAGGTCATTAATCTCTATCAACAGCTGTTGGAGGCTGTCCTATGAAAAACTCACATTTTGTTGAGAGTGCTGCCAAAATAATGATTGAGAAAGGATGGTTCGATTGCCTTCCTATAACCATCCCTACATCCACCTTCAGCAATAAAAATGACCAGCCCGCAGCAAATGGGTTGATCTATTTGCAAGATTTAAGATTCTATTTGCAGATTAAACGTTCTATTTGCAGATTCGGCCTTTCTATTTGCAGGTCTAACTATCTATTTGCAGATTAATATTTTTTTGCAAAAAAGCTTTTTTATTGCAGAGTGTATCCATCTGTTTGCAGATTCAGCGTTCTATTTGCTGATTCCCCCATCTAATCCCCCTCCTACTCGCAGTCTCCTAAAAAGAAAATCCGGCTCCACCAAGGAAGCCGGGTTTCCCCACACTATTACTTATCTTTCTTTCCATTCCCTTTACCAGGCTTCACCGGGCCATCAGGGGTTTCATGATTTTGCGGAGGCTGTTCGCCTTTTTTAAGCTTATACAGTTCGACTGTCTTAGTTGTTTTGTTTCCGGCCAGGTCCTCTGCTTCAAACGTGAACACGTTTAAGCCTTCCTTCAATGAGAGCTTAATTTTCTTGAACTCTTTTTCAATAGGTCTCATAGCATATGGTTCCTGGAATTCCTGGTAGAATAGCTCGCTGCCGTCCTGGGAGAAGCGAAGCTGGTCAAAGTTATCTGTCACTGTGATGTCGATGACAGGGTCTTTCTTGTTATGCTTAATGTATTTGCTTGAAGGCAGTCCATCAATTTCAACCGTCGGGCCAGTAGCATCGACGATGATCGTGCGCTTAAAAGAGATCGCATTATTTGCAGTATCCACCGCTTTCACTTCCAGGCTGTGAACACCATCTTCAAACGTCATCTTTGTTTCAAATTCATATTGCGCTTTTTCTTCATTGTACGTAGTCTCAATAGGTGTTCCGGCTATGGTAAATTCCTTCATGCCAGATTCTTCTTTAATCGTGCCGCTGACAGTCAGTTCATTTGTGTTGTATACTTCAAGTGCTTCAGGCTCTTCAAGGTACACGTATGGAACAGTCTTGTCATTGCTCACTTCGCCCACTTCCACAGTTGCTTCAGAAGAGTTGCCGGCAAAGTCATAAGCTACAACCTTAACATTGGTGCCAACTTCCAATTCTTCCGGAAGGTCAAATTCTTCTGTATCCCCGCTTAGTGCTTCATCCAGAATAGACTCTTCATCTACGAAAATATCAATATACGAAATGCCGGAGCCTTCAGGGTTATCAGCAGCTTCCAGCTTTAATGCTGTGTTGCCTTCGATAAGCTCAGCCTGAACGCTTGGCGTAGCCGTATCTACTTTTACAGGGATTTTAACGGATTGCCATTCTGCCCCTGCATAATCGATGACAGACTTAATCTCAAAATAGTACTGTCCATCCTCCGCAAGCTGGTTGCTGATCTTTCCATCCCAGTCCCAATTCGGGTTAAGCGTATAATTCGCACCAAGGCCTCCATCGTAATAATGCTTGCGAACGCTGTTTTCCGTGCGAAGCTTTCTTAGTGTTTTTCCATCTTCATCTGTTACAGAGAATTCTACTTGTTTCGCATTTCTCAGGAATGAAAGAACCGGGATCAATTGATCCTGAACTTTATCCCCGTTCGGAGAAATCGCGATTGATTCACCGCTGAATGCATCGTTTACCGGATCATATCCTAAGTAAGAATAGCCCTCGGCTGTCTCAGAAACTGCTCCTGCCATTCCGTAGAATGAACTGTCATCATACTTCATGCCGTCAAGGATTGGCGCTTTATCCCAATCACCCTTGAAGCCTACATATGGAACCGTTAACTGCGGGTTCACATCAGCTGAATCTGTCAAAGTGACATACCCTTCGACAAAGTATCCATTCGGGAATACCTCGTTGATGTCCAGAGGAGTTTCCCAGTTTCCTGTTTTCGAAGGATCTACCACTTTTGCATTGCTGACATCCACACTTACTTTAAAGCTTACAGATCCATTCGCAGGAACGGTTATCGCTGCTGAATCCTGGCCTTTCACTTTTACAGAAGCATCCAAAATCTTCTGAGCTTCAAGCTCATCTGCTGCCCAGCCCATCTCTCCATAGGCTGCAAAATCAGTCTGCAGATTCGCTGCTACATCGTAAGCCACATCTTCATCACTGAAGTTTTGTGCTTTTAATGTGAATTCAAATGTATTGCCAACCTCTTTCAATGCCACTTTCCCTTCATTCGTTGAAGCCTCCGTTACGATAACTGGAGATGATAACGCCGAATGAAGCTGCATGATGCCCGAACCTTGTCGGCGTGGAGAATAGGGAATATTCCATTCAAATGCACTGTTGACGGTTCCTTTATCAATGACCGGCGCCGCTGTATTCATCATCAGATTCTTCGCAACGTTAACACGGTCAAAGCCAGTTACACCGAATTCTGTATCCACACGCTCAAGAACAAGTGCTGCACCTCCGGAAACGTGAGGAGCTGCCATGGAAGTACCGCTCATCATTCCGTACTGGTTATTCTCAAGAGTAGAGTAGATTTGTCCGCCTGGAGCTGTAATTTCAGGCTTGAAGTCCAGGTTAGGCGTTAATCCCCATGAAGTGAAGGCGCTCATTTTGCCTGCTTCAGGGTTTGCTGACTTTGTTTTTTCTCCGTTAAAAGAAAGATTGACTGTCTGGCCATCCTGTATGGCTGCTGCCAGCTTGTCTCCATCTGTCTTCAGCATGAACAGCTGCGGGATGGTAATGGACGGATCGCTTGCCATGTTGACATAACCGTCAGCATTATTGTAGATAATGACGCCAACAGCTCCGGCTGCCTGAGCATTCATCGCTTTATCAACAAATGCCAATTCTCCGCGCTTGATTAATGCGTATTTTCCAGCAACACCGGAAAGCTCTTCAGGCTTGCCCAGTCCGCCGTATGCCACCTCAAAGGTTTTCTGTTCAACATCGTTCGGATGAACATTTCCAGCTGATAAAAACGCAGCTTTTCCGGACTCTTCACCAATCTGATAGTTCACTGCATCAAGATCCATGAAGCTATTTTCAATGGATGCTACCTGCAGGGAATCATAGGATACACCAGGTGATCCGCTAACACCGATATCCGGGTTTTCACTGCTTGGATTTGCAAATCCATTTCCAAAGTGAGCAGAGTTCCCCGCAGAGATAGACATTAAAATGCCGTTTTCTACTGCTCTGGCAATCGCTTTTTGTTCAGCTGACTCAGGGCTGACGAACCCGGCCGTTGAACCAAGGCTCATGTTCAGTACGTCTGCACCAAGTACAATCGCATCATCAATTGCCTTTACATAAATATCACTGTATGTAGAAGGCATATTCGGATCATTTCCGAATACTTTAAGCGCAAGGATCTGGGCTTCAGGTGCTACCCCTTTAATGCCGCCGTTTTCCTCATCGCCATTCGCTCCGACAGTTCCGGCAACGTGCATTCCATGCATGGAAGCATCCGGGCCGATATCACGGATTGTGTCATTTTCATCCATATAGTTGTATCCATATGGTACTTTTTCAGAATAATATTTTCCAAGAAGGCCATTATCTTTTTTAAACTTGGAGATTTCCGCCTTCGTTAACTCCTTTTCTGATTCATCGGCTAAAACCATGTCACGGTGAGAAGGATCCATACCGGTATCAATGACACCGACTACCATGCCCTCACCTTTAAAGCCATAATCACGCCAAGCTTCCTGAGCTTGTACGAGCTCTTTGCTGTAAAGCATATCCGGCTTTTCCTGCGGCTTTTCGTACTCGTTCACTACTTGTACTTCGGCCACTTCCGGCATTTCTTCTACAAGCTCAATGTCGCCATACATCATCTCAGCACTAAAGCCATTTACAATTGTAGTAAAGCTTTCGCGCTCAATCATTTTCACTTTATTCTTTTTAGCGCGATCTTTAACTTTCTGCTGCTCAGACAGCTTTTCATTTTTTAGCTTCTGCTTTGTTGCATCTGGAAGTTCTTTATACTTCTTCTTTTGCTTTTGGGCATAAAGGACAGATGGCTCTGTCTTCATCTCCACGATGACCCTGACAATATCAGTTTTGCTGTACTGCTTGTCCAGCTCACTTTTCTTTATTTCCTGGATGGTCTTGCGGTTTTCTTCTCCCTTGCTGCTCGGTGTTTTACCAGGCACAACGGCTGCAGATACCGAACTGGAGAAGATTAGCATGAACATTAATAAGGCCACTGCTGATCTTTTAATCCTCATCCCCTACCTCCTAGTTATATTATTCAGAATTTTTTTAATACACTATAAAGGTACCAAAACCAAATTTTTCATATAAGGATCAAAAGACCTGATTACCAACTTTTAGAACAGGAAATTAGATCTATCTTTCCCGAAAAATGCTGTAAAAAAATTTCATATTTTAACAGAATATGAAATTTAATCAGGACAGAGGATCAGGTTCTTTGGCCCATTAAGGGCACTGCTAAAAAGGCATTAACCAGACAGCAGTAGATGGGCTGGTCTATTTGCAAGTTTTAAGATTCTATTTGCAGAATCAGCCTTTCTATTTGCAGGTCCACTCCATCTATTTGCAGATTGATATTCTGTTTGCAAAAAAAGCTCTTCTATTTGCAGGATCAGCGTTCTATTTGCAAATCCTCTCTTTCTATTTGCAGAATCCCCTACCTCTGCAGATTCCTTTTACCAAAACACCCTGTAATTGGATATTTATGTTAACATATTACTTAGGTTCCCTAAGCCGATCCAGAATCTCATGATTCAGTTTTATGATATGTTCGTGCCGTATAAAAACAATAATAGCAAACATAGAATAACAAAAAACAGCCAGAACACATTCGCAGTTAAGTATTTGCCCTATTTTAAAAGGAAAGCGGTGAAAATGTTGAGTAAGAATAAACGAATATTTTTAAGCCTATTTGCCATCCTCATTTGCCTTGCGCTATTTGTGATTGGAATCCTATTTGCCGGAAAAATGCCTTTCCTTACTGTGCTGGGGATAGCCGGCCTTAGCGGAATCTATTATGTTGTGTTCCGGCTTGTAAAGACATCAGCGGAGATAGAAAAATAACTTAGATGAAAAGGAGATACACACATGAATACATTTAAAAATATCATAGTCACAAAAGATGAATTCGCGTCTTTTCGGGAAGAAATCGGCCAGCCGAGTGCGCGTGCCGCCGGCAAAGTCATCTCCTTCATCGATGAGCACTGCATTGACTTTATTTCCAAGTCGCCTTTTTTAACGATGTCCACTTCAAATGCCGCCGGAAAATGTGATGTTTCGCCAAGAGGAGATGCCCCCGGGTTTGTGACAGTTCTTGATGCGCAGCATTTATTTATTCCGGAACGGCCGGGCAATCGAAGAATGGATACCGCTCATAATCTTATCGAAAACTCCAATATTGGTATTATTTTTCTCATACCTGGGCTTGGGGAATCGCTAAGAATTAATGGTAAAGCGTACATATGCCGTGACCCGGAGCTCTTAGAAAGGAGTATAGCCAATGGACGCACTCCGTTATTTGGAATTTTAGTAGAAGCAGAGGAATGCTTTATCCATTGTGCAAAAGCATTGATCCGATCGGGATTATGGAACGGGGAGTCATGGCCTGCGAGAGAATCCCTTCCTTATGCCCCTGCCATGCTGGCAGCCCATACAAACCTGCCGAATCAAACCGCTGAACAAGTGTCGAAGGATCTTCAGGAAAGTTATAAAAACAGATTGTATTAAGGGGAAATAGATGGTGCGGAAAAAAGGAGCTGATCAGTTTGCTGGTTAAAAAGAAAGCATCTGAGGGAAAGAAAAACGGCGTTTCCTATCTGAATGGCCAAATTAAGTTTCAGGGTGTTTCCTTAAATGTGTAGAGCTATTTAACAGATGGAGTCTTAATCGACACAGGGGCTCAGTCTCTCCATAAATTTTTCGAACCGTTCATTGATGAAGCAGACTATGATCAGATCATGATCACCCATTTTCATGAAGGCCATTCCGGCTGTGCGGCATATGCAGCACAAACGAAGAAATTGCCCATTTTCTTAACGAAACATCCATTCCTTCCTGTGAAAAAAGGGCTGATTACCCCTTATATCGACAGCTTTTTTGGGGCAAAATGAAGCCATTTCACGCCCATGCGATGCCGGATTCCTTTTCCTCCCGAAAAGCGCACTGGGATGTTATCGACACTCCCGGCCATGCTTTCGATCATAAAGCTTTTTTAAACCGGAAAACCGGCCAGCTGTTTACAGGTGATTTATTTGTCAGAGAGAAGACCAAGGTGGTTTTAGCAGAAGAAAGCATTCCGGAGATTATCCGCTCCCTTGGACGCGTTCTAACCCTTGACTTTGAAGATGTATTCTGCAGCCACGCGGGCTTTGTAGAAAATGGACGCGCATCCCTGCAGCGAAAACAGGACTATTTGCTGTCCATCCAGGATGAAGTATTCTCACTGTATAAAGAAGGGCATCCCGCTGACGCGATCTGCCAGAGGCTGTTCCCGAAAAAATACCCGATCGTGAAATTTTCACGCGGCGAGTGGGATTCCAGGCACATCGTCACATCGATTTTGAAGGAATGCAGCACACGGTAAGCAGAATCGTCATGGAGCGTGTTTCTATGATTCTCTGCCTTTATCTCCTTTGACTGTTTTTACATTTCATAAATTTCTTAACAATGATACAATAAAAATGTAATAATTTTACATAAGGAGTGGATTCATTTGTCTATCACCACTAATGGTAAAACGATTATCAAAGAAGCTACCATTTACTCACCATTGGAATTCGTTTGGTATGCCTGGACAATTTCCGAAAGAGTGTCTGAGTGGTTTGCACCTGAAGCAGCCATTGAAGCCAGGGAAGGCGGGAAATATGAACTTTACTTCGCACCTGGAAATAAAACGGGCATGAATACCAGGGGCTGTAAAGTCACAAAGTTGAAGAACGAAGAAGAGCTTCTCTTTACCTGGAAAGGCCCGGACCAGTTCGAGTCCATCATGAACAATGAAGACGACTTAACCATTGTAAGTGTGAGCTTCAAGCCAATCGATGAAACTGCAACCAACGTGATGGTGAAACACAGTGGATTTAAAGATCATGATGAATGGGCTGAAGCTATTAAATGGCACGAAATGGCTTGGGCAGGTGTACTGGATAGTTTAAAGTCCGCTCTGGAAAAGGGCGAAGGCAACTTATGCTGCCAGCCATAATCCTATAAGTAAAGAGAAATTGAAATGTCCTCTTTTTTTAAATAATCCACAGAAATAAAAGTGATTATGGCAACTCAAATGACGCAAAAAAGCAAAAGGGAGCTGCCAGACAAGGCATTTGCTCTCTTTTCTCCGTAAAAACTTTATTTAAATCATTTACTACAACCCATCAAACCTCACTTCATACAGGTATTTCAACTGTTTTTCAAGAATCCTCGCTGGAATATAAGGGAATAGTGCATCTCTAAGAGTTACAGAAACACGGTCATTCAGCTGGGCCACCCTTCCAATCCTGTTTGACATTTTGGCAATTTCACTGGTCCGCCCCGTTCGTTCGTGTTCATATCTTTCCAATGCTTCTTTAATTGTGGGTCTCCTTTTTAAATGACCTGCGAGAATGATTGCATCTTCAATAGACTGTCCGGCCCCTTGCCCCAGATTGGGCGTCATGGCATGAGCTGAATCACCGAGCAAAACAATGTTCCCAAATTCAAAGCGGCTGATTGGAGGAAGATCATAAATATCATGGTGAAGCAATTGGTGATCAGACGTTTGTGCCAGTATGCCGGGGATTGGCTCGTGGTAGCCTTCAAATATCCTGGTCAAGTTCGATACAGTAAAGGCTCTGAATTGAGAATCCTTTTCTTTGGCATTAACGCAGGCAAACCAATAGATTCGGTTGTCCGGCAAAGGTACGATACCGAAGCGTCCCCCGCGGCCCCAGGTTTCTATAAATATTTTTGGATCATAATCCCTCAAGTTCGGTCCAGCCTGCACAACCGCCCTCCAACAGGTGTATCCGGAATACCGGGGTTTTGCACTCGGCATCAGTGTTTCACGAATGGTGGAGTGAATGCCATCCGCAGCGATCAGCAAATCCCCTTTCTCTGTTGAACCATCGTCAAACCATACTCTCACTCCGGAGGCATTTTGTTCAAAACGCCTGCAAGTCTTTCCAGTATGGACAATTTGCTCCTGACCTAAAGCGCTCATTAGCAGCTCCAGGAGCTTTCCTCGCTCAATCGCAACGTTATCAAGTCCATACTTGCTGCTGATTAAAGCTGTGTCCGTCCGCTGCAGGATTTTCCCTGCAGGTGTTACGATGCGAAGTTCATCCAATGCCTTTCCTTCCTGAACAGCCTGATCGCCCACACCAAGCTGCTGCAAAGCACGGACAGCATTTGCGCCGATTCCTAGCCCGGCACCTGCGAAACGCACT
This region includes:
- a CDS encoding S8 family serine peptidase; translated protein: MRIKRSAVALLMFMLIFSSSVSAAVVPGKTPSSKGEENRKTIQEIKKSELDKQYSKTDIVRVIVEMKTEPSVLYAQKQKKKYKELPDATKQKLKNEKLSEQQKVKDRAKKNKVKMIERESFTTIVNGFSAEMMYGDIELVEEMPEVAEVQVVNEYEKPQEKPDMLYSKELVQAQEAWRDYGFKGEGMVVGVIDTGMDPSHRDMVLADESEKELTKAEISKFKKDNGLLGKYYSEKVPYGYNYMDENDTIRDIGPDASMHGMHVAGTVGANGDEENGGIKGVAPEAQILALKVFGNDPNMPSTYSDIYVKAIDDAIVLGADVLNMSLGSTAGFVSPESAEQKAIARAVENGILMSISAGNSAHFGNGFANPSSENPDIGVSGSPGVSYDSLQVASIENSFMDLDAVNYQIGEESGKAAFLSAGNVHPNDVEQKTFEVAYGGLGKPEELSGVAGKYALIKRGELAFVDKAMNAQAAGAVGVIIYNNADGYVNMASDPSITIPQLFMLKTDGDKLAAAIQDGQTVNLSFNGEKTKSANPEAGKMSAFTSWGLTPNLDFKPEITAPGGQIYSTLENNQYGMMSGTSMAAPHVSGGAALVLERVDTEFGVTGFDRVNVAKNLMMNTAAPVIDKGTVNSAFEWNIPYSPRRQGSGIMQLHSALSSPVIVTEASTNEGKVALKEVGNTFEFTLKAQNFSDEDVAYDVAANLQTDFAAYGEMGWAADELEAQKILDASVKVKGQDSAAITVPANGSVSFKVSVDVSNAKVVDPSKTGNWETPLDINEVFPNGYFVEGYVTLTDSADVNPQLTVPYVGFKGDWDKAPILDGMKYDDSSFYGMAGAVSETAEGYSYLGYDPVNDAFSGESIAISPNGDKVQDQLIPVLSFLRNAKQVEFSVTDEDGKTLRKLRTENSVRKHYYDGGLGANYTLNPNWDWDGKISNQLAEDGQYYFEIKSVIDYAGAEWQSVKIPVKVDTATPSVQAELIEGNTALKLEAADNPEGSGISYIDIFVDEESILDEALSGDTEEFDLPEELEVGTNVKVVAYDFAGNSSEATVEVGEVSNDKTVPYVYLEEPEALEVYNTNELTVSGTIKEESGMKEFTIAGTPIETTYNEEKAQYEFETKMTFEDGVHSLEVKAVDTANNAISFKRTIIVDATGPTVEIDGLPSSKYIKHNKKDPVIDITVTDNFDQLRFSQDGSELFYQEFQEPYAMRPIEKEFKKIKLSLKEGLNVFTFEAEDLAGNKTTKTVELYKLKKGEQPPQNHETPDGPVKPGKGNGKKDK
- a CDS encoding pyridoxamine 5'-phosphate oxidase family protein, encoding MNTFKNIIVTKDEFASFREEIGQPSARAAGKVISFIDEHCIDFISKSPFLTMSTSNAAGKCDVSPRGDAPGFVTVLDAQHLFIPERPGNRRMDTAHNLIENSNIGIIFLIPGLGESLRINGKAYICRDPELLERSIANGRTPLFGILVEAEECFIHCAKALIRSGLWNGESWPARESLPYAPAMLAAHTNLPNQTAEQVSKDLQESYKNRLY
- a CDS encoding SRPBCC family protein, whose amino-acid sequence is MSITTNGKTIIKEATIYSPLEFVWYAWTISERVSEWFAPEAAIEAREGGKYELYFAPGNKTGMNTRGCKVTKLKNEEELLFTWKGPDQFESIMNNEDDLTIVSVSFKPIDETATNVMVKHSGFKDHDEWAEAIKWHEMAWAGVLDSLKSALEKGEGNLCCQP
- a CDS encoding FAD-dependent monooxygenase gives rise to the protein MKAIIIGAGIGGLSAAIALRKIGMEVKVFESKHEVRFAGAGLGIGANAVRALQQLGVGDQAVQEGKALDELRIVTPAGKILQRTDTALISSKYGLDNVAIERGKLLELLMSALGQEQIVHTGKTCRRFEQNASGVRVWFDDGSTEKGDLLIAADGIHSTIRETLMPSAKPRYSGYTCWRAVVQAGPNLRDYDPKIFIETWGRGGRFGIVPLPDNRIYWFACVNAKEKDSQFRAFTVSNLTRIFEGYHEPIPGILAQTSDHQLLHHDIYDLPPISRFEFGNIVLLGDSAHAMTPNLGQGAGQSIEDAIILAGHLKRRPTIKEALERYEHERTGRTSEIAKMSNRIGRVAQLNDRVSVTLRDALFPYIPARILEKQLKYLYEVRFDGL